From Pandoraea vervacti, the proteins below share one genomic window:
- the kefC gene encoding glutathione-regulated potassium-efflux system protein KefC, with translation MEHVPAWLLASLIYLAAAVIVVPLSRALGLGAIIGYLAAGIAIGPWGLGLVSRVEDVLHFAEFGVVLMLFLVGLELEPRRLWSLRRPIFGWGSAQVIGCAVLLFVAGIALGAPWRIALVAALGLALSSTAIALQVMAERNMLATASGQAGFSILLFQDVAAIPILALLPLLANSVDSHAMTGTTRALEALKIVGVIAAIILGGRLALRPLLRWIANSKTPEIFTAAALLLVVAIATLMQVVGLSMALGAFLAGVLLAESEYRRELETDIEPFKGLLLGLFFIAVGMSIDFGVLLAQPLRMIAVVVGFLALKGVAIYSLSRLMQLPYQERPIFTLLLAQGGEFAFVVFQSAGPQVLPPAVSSFLIGAVALSMLISPLLLVAIDKWLLPRYSMKGSPRMEEISEPQTANVVICGFGRYGQIVGRALMPQGVSVTVLDHDPDTIESLRQFGFRVFYGDATRLDLLRIAGVANARAVVIAVDDVDQSLEIADLMREHFPDVPVVARARNVGHLFQLRERGVQHVEREVFESSLRSARSVLEALGWPAAEAREATMAFRRANVQLTDDMYPSYQDRNKIIATAKEGRRQFEEQMARERAIRRAQRQVTFGWDGEHAPDDAAASDKPKDETRQTADGTENRRA, from the coding sequence ATGGAACATGTGCCTGCCTGGCTGCTGGCCAGCCTGATTTATCTCGCGGCCGCCGTCATCGTCGTGCCGTTGTCGCGCGCCCTCGGTCTGGGCGCCATCATCGGCTATCTCGCTGCCGGGATCGCCATCGGCCCATGGGGACTCGGCCTCGTCTCGCGCGTGGAAGATGTCCTGCACTTCGCCGAATTCGGCGTGGTGCTGATGCTGTTCCTCGTTGGCCTCGAACTGGAACCGCGGCGTTTGTGGAGCCTGCGACGGCCGATTTTCGGCTGGGGCTCGGCGCAGGTCATCGGCTGCGCCGTGCTGCTCTTCGTCGCAGGCATCGCGCTGGGCGCCCCGTGGCGCATTGCACTCGTCGCCGCCCTGGGCCTTGCGCTGTCGTCCACCGCCATTGCGTTGCAGGTGATGGCCGAGCGCAACATGCTCGCCACCGCCAGCGGTCAGGCGGGCTTCTCCATCCTGCTGTTTCAGGACGTCGCCGCCATTCCGATTCTGGCCCTGCTGCCGCTGCTCGCGAATTCCGTCGACAGTCACGCCATGACGGGCACGACGCGCGCCCTCGAAGCGTTGAAGATCGTCGGCGTGATCGCCGCCATCATCCTCGGCGGACGACTGGCGCTGCGTCCGTTACTGCGCTGGATCGCCAACAGCAAGACCCCGGAGATCTTCACGGCAGCGGCGCTCCTGCTCGTCGTCGCCATCGCGACACTGATGCAAGTCGTCGGGCTGTCGATGGCGCTGGGCGCTTTCCTCGCCGGCGTCCTGCTGGCCGAGAGTGAATATCGTCGCGAACTCGAAACCGACATCGAACCGTTCAAGGGATTGTTGCTGGGCCTGTTCTTCATCGCCGTGGGCATGAGCATCGACTTCGGTGTGCTGCTCGCGCAGCCGCTGCGCATGATCGCGGTCGTCGTCGGTTTCCTCGCGCTCAAGGGCGTCGCAATCTACAGTCTGTCGCGGCTGATGCAACTGCCGTATCAGGAGCGGCCGATCTTCACGCTGCTGCTCGCACAGGGCGGCGAGTTCGCGTTCGTCGTCTTCCAGTCCGCCGGTCCACAGGTGCTGCCCCCGGCCGTGTCGTCGTTCCTGATCGGCGCCGTGGCACTCTCGATGCTGATCTCGCCGCTGCTGCTCGTCGCCATCGACAAGTGGTTGTTGCCGCGCTACAGCATGAAGGGCTCACCGCGCATGGAAGAGATCTCGGAGCCGCAGACGGCGAACGTCGTGATTTGCGGTTTCGGACGTTACGGGCAGATCGTAGGTCGTGCGCTGATGCCGCAAGGGGTGTCGGTCACCGTGCTCGACCACGACCCCGACACCATCGAAAGTCTGCGGCAGTTCGGCTTCCGCGTGTTCTATGGCGATGCGACACGTCTCGATCTGTTGCGCATTGCCGGCGTGGCGAATGCGCGCGCCGTCGTGATTGCCGTGGACGACGTCGATCAGTCGCTCGAAATCGCCGATCTGATGCGAGAACACTTCCCGGACGTACCGGTCGTCGCGAGAGCCCGCAACGTCGGCCATTTGTTCCAGCTTCGCGAGCGCGGCGTGCAGCATGTCGAGCGCGAAGTCTTCGAGTCGTCGCTGCGCAGCGCACGCTCGGTGCTCGAAGCGCTCGGATGGCCGGCGGCCGAAGCCCGCGAGGCCACCATGGCGTTCAGGCGCGCCAATGTGCAATTGACGGACGACATGTATCCCTCCTATCAGGATCGCAACAAGATCATCGCCACCGCGAAGGAAGGGCGCCGGCAGTTCGAGGAGCAGATGGCGCGCGAGCGCGCGATACGTCGTGCACAGCGCCAGGTGACGTTCGGCTGGGACGGTGAGCATGCCCCCGACGATGCCGCCGCATCAGACAAGCCCAAGGACGAAACCCGGCAGACGGCAGACGGGACGGAAAACCGTCGCGCCTGA
- a CDS encoding ISL3 family transposase produces MLDRKALEALGCWTGYRVERVEWPSQDSRTLSLYLKPLSRVMLCEQCGKRCSQIHETTVRRVRDLPLFEYRVVLHVPRRRLWCEHCGGPRLEKLDWLGRYQRVTARFAKACEILLKSTNVQAVAAFYGLDWHTVKAIDKASLRASIAEPDWTQVRYLAMDEFALHKGHRYATVVVEPLSRQVLWIGNGRSRETARAFFDQLPEGVAEHIEAVAIDMTTAYELEIKANCPQAEIVYDLFHVVAKYGREVIDRVRVDQANRLRDDRPARKVLKSSRWLLLRNQKNLRPEQSVHLSELLQANQPLLCVYLLRDELKRLWFYRKPAWAQKAWEQWITQANDSGIAALKLFAQRLQGYWHGILARCRHPLNTSVVEGINNTIKVIKRRAYGYRDEEYFFLKIRAAFPGNPR; encoded by the coding sequence TTGCTAGATCGAAAAGCGCTGGAAGCCCTCGGTTGCTGGACGGGATACCGAGTTGAGCGAGTGGAGTGGCCTTCGCAGGACAGTCGGACACTGTCGTTGTATCTGAAGCCATTAAGCCGAGTGATGCTGTGCGAGCAATGCGGCAAGCGTTGCTCGCAGATCCACGAGACGACGGTGCGCCGGGTTCGGGATCTTCCCTTGTTTGAATATCGAGTGGTGCTGCATGTGCCGCGTCGTCGGCTTTGGTGCGAGCACTGTGGTGGCCCGAGGCTGGAGAAATTGGACTGGCTCGGGCGCTACCAACGGGTCACAGCGCGCTTTGCCAAGGCCTGTGAAATTCTGCTCAAGTCGACCAATGTCCAGGCCGTTGCAGCGTTCTACGGTTTGGATTGGCATACCGTTAAAGCGATCGACAAAGCGAGTTTGCGAGCAAGCATCGCCGAGCCGGATTGGACACAGGTTCGATATTTGGCGATGGACGAATTCGCTCTGCACAAGGGCCACCGTTACGCCACGGTGGTGGTCGAGCCGCTCAGTCGGCAGGTGCTATGGATTGGGAATGGCCGTTCGCGTGAAACTGCCCGAGCCTTCTTTGACCAGCTTCCCGAGGGCGTTGCAGAGCATATCGAGGCTGTTGCCATCGATATGACAACGGCCTACGAGTTGGAAATCAAGGCGAACTGCCCGCAAGCCGAAATCGTCTACGACTTGTTCCATGTCGTTGCCAAATACGGACGCGAAGTGATCGACCGGGTCCGAGTCGATCAGGCCAACCGACTCCGAGATGACCGGCCAGCACGCAAAGTCCTCAAATCAAGCCGCTGGCTGCTCTTACGCAATCAAAAGAATCTACGGCCGGAACAGTCCGTGCACCTGAGTGAGCTGCTGCAAGCCAACCAGCCTCTGTTGTGCGTCTATTTGCTACGAGACGAACTCAAGCGACTGTGGTTCTACCGAAAGCCAGCTTGGGCGCAAAAGGCATGGGAGCAGTGGATTACTCAAGCCAACGACAGCGGTATCGCTGCGCTGAAACTATTTGCGCAGCGCCTGCAAGGCTATTGGCACGGCATCCTGGCCCGCTGCCGACACCCACTTAACACCAGCGTCGTTGAAGGCATCAACAACACCATCAAGGTCATCAAGCGCCGGGCATACGGCTACCGTGACGAGGAATATTTCTTCCTCAAAATCCGCGCAGCTTTCCCCGGCAATCCACGATGA
- a CDS encoding DUF4148 domain-containing protein, with product MNRKNFAIALIAAVASLGAVASNAAENGNNYPNVASQGQPLTRAAVLADLAQARANGLIPQGDADYPVYVASGPSKTRADVTTELAQARAQGLLAETDVDYPILASQGQSVSRAEVKQDLARARAAGQLNEFQGS from the coding sequence ATGAACCGCAAGAACTTCGCTATCGCCCTTATCGCCGCTGTCGCCTCGCTGGGTGCTGTTGCCAGCAATGCTGCCGAGAACGGTAACAACTACCCCAACGTCGCTTCGCAAGGTCAACCGCTGACCCGCGCCGCCGTGCTGGCCGATCTGGCGCAAGCGCGCGCCAATGGTCTGATCCCGCAAGGCGACGCCGACTATCCGGTGTACGTCGCGTCGGGCCCGAGCAAGACCCGCGCCGATGTGACGACGGAATTGGCTCAGGCACGTGCTCAAGGCTTGCTCGCGGAGACCGACGTCGACTACCCCATCCTTGCGTCGCAAGGTCAGAGCGTGTCGCGCGCCGAAGTCAAGCAAGACCTCGCTCGCGCCCGCGCTGCCGGTCAACTGAACGAATTCCAGGGCAGCTGA
- a CDS encoding SRPBCC family protein, which translates to MTTASEAKATTQPRPLTVGRTYAVTRDTVFGAWTTTEAVKRWFCPAGYTIPEAQIEAREGGAFDLRMQSPEGESHWIRGRFVEVDAPKRLVIDMKVTDEKGHELFGALTQATFTDVAQGTRLDVEQRYTVLDPAFAWMPEGAGQGWTQTLDKLGREVMREAEAPTARSVVHATFRIERQYPASPARVFRALVEREAKDRWFARGEGLTLIERSMDVRPGGREVAKGKWQSGMVSTFDALYYDVVPDTRLVYAYEMHLDTRKISVSLATIDIKARDGGTHLVMTEQGAFLDGYDDAGSRERGTNFLLDALGASLDD; encoded by the coding sequence ATGACGACAGCAAGTGAAGCAAAAGCGACGACGCAGCCCCGGCCGTTGACGGTTGGCCGGACTTACGCGGTGACCCGCGACACGGTGTTCGGTGCGTGGACGACGACCGAGGCCGTCAAACGCTGGTTTTGCCCTGCCGGTTACACGATTCCCGAGGCGCAGATCGAGGCGCGCGAGGGCGGCGCTTTCGACTTGCGCATGCAGTCGCCCGAAGGCGAGTCGCACTGGATTCGCGGTCGCTTCGTCGAAGTCGACGCGCCGAAGCGCCTCGTGATCGACATGAAGGTGACCGACGAGAAGGGCCACGAACTGTTCGGTGCGCTCACGCAGGCAACGTTTACCGATGTCGCGCAGGGCACACGGCTGGACGTGGAGCAGCGATATACGGTCCTCGACCCCGCATTCGCTTGGATGCCCGAAGGCGCAGGACAGGGCTGGACGCAGACGCTCGACAAACTCGGGCGCGAAGTCATGCGCGAGGCCGAAGCGCCGACGGCCCGCAGCGTCGTGCACGCGACATTCCGCATCGAGCGTCAGTACCCCGCATCTCCCGCGCGCGTGTTCCGCGCACTGGTCGAGCGCGAGGCCAAGGACCGCTGGTTCGCGCGCGGCGAAGGACTGACGTTGATCGAGCGCTCCATGGACGTTCGCCCCGGCGGACGCGAGGTGGCCAAGGGTAAATGGCAGAGCGGCATGGTGTCGACGTTCGACGCGTTGTACTACGACGTCGTGCCGGATACACGCCTGGTGTATGCCTACGAAATGCATCTGGATACGCGCAAGATTTCGGTGTCGCTCGCGACCATCGATATCAAGGCGCGCGACGGTGGCACGCACCTCGTCATGACGGAGCAAGGCGCGTTTCTGGACGGCTACGACGATGCGGGTTCGCGAGAGCGTGGCACGAATTTCCTGCTCGATGCCCTCGGCGCCTCGCTCGACGACTGA
- a CDS encoding ArsR/SmtB family transcription factor — protein MLDHDNTLDLTFQALADASRRAMLVRLAQGPASVSALAQPLAMSLQAVMQHLSVLESAGLVRTEKAGRVRTCRIEPQALSLAERWINQRRHEWEGHLDRLGEYLASLPPEGDLHDDSK, from the coding sequence ATGCTTGACCATGACAACACCCTCGATCTGACTTTTCAGGCACTGGCCGACGCGTCTCGCCGGGCCATGCTCGTGCGGCTGGCGCAGGGGCCGGCGTCGGTGAGTGCGCTTGCGCAACCGCTGGCGATGTCGTTGCAGGCGGTCATGCAGCATCTGTCCGTGCTGGAGAGCGCGGGTCTGGTGCGAACGGAAAAGGCCGGTCGTGTGCGCACGTGCCGGATCGAACCTCAGGCGCTGAGCCTCGCCGAGCGATGGATCAACCAGCGCCGTCACGAGTGGGAGGGCCATCTCGACCGATTGGGCGAGTATCTGGCCAGCCTGCCGCCCGAAGGAGACCTTCATGACGACAGCAAGTGA
- a CDS encoding bestrophin family protein, which produces MIVRPNLHWLRMLFVVRGSILPKIAPQLIFTTIISIAVTLAHGRIFEWKIPLTFIPFSLIGITLAIFLGFRNTTSYARYWEARMLWGSVLNETRALSRQSMTLVSDTSDSPRFVAYLIAFVHGMRHQLRGTDPRADFERLLSQEDVACLARKQFKPITILLMAGEWLRERRLRGQIEAPLAQVMEMHLDRLGEAIGGCERIATTPIPFTYGVILHRVTYLYSVLLPFGLIDSIGPMTPVIVAFISYTFFALEAVSAEIEEPFGLEPNDLALDAMSETIEQSLREILHRQHTAQVRAREHHIIT; this is translated from the coding sequence ATGATCGTCCGTCCCAACCTGCATTGGCTGCGCATGCTGTTCGTCGTGCGTGGCTCGATCTTGCCCAAGATCGCACCGCAGCTCATTTTCACCACGATCATCTCGATTGCCGTCACGCTCGCCCATGGGCGCATCTTCGAATGGAAGATCCCGCTCACGTTCATCCCGTTCTCGCTGATCGGTATTACGCTCGCGATCTTTCTCGGCTTTCGCAACACCACGAGTTACGCCCGGTATTGGGAGGCCCGCATGCTCTGGGGCAGCGTGCTCAATGAAACGCGGGCGCTCTCGCGTCAGTCGATGACGCTCGTGTCCGACACGTCGGATTCGCCCCGCTTCGTTGCCTATCTGATCGCCTTCGTGCATGGCATGCGTCATCAATTGCGTGGCACGGACCCGCGCGCCGACTTCGAGCGTTTGCTGAGCCAGGAAGATGTCGCTTGCCTGGCGCGCAAGCAATTCAAGCCGATCACGATTCTGCTGATGGCCGGCGAATGGTTGCGCGAGCGCCGTCTGCGCGGGCAGATCGAAGCGCCGCTCGCGCAAGTCATGGAGATGCATCTGGACCGCCTGGGCGAAGCGATCGGCGGCTGCGAGCGGATTGCCACCACGCCGATCCCGTTCACGTATGGCGTGATCCTGCATCGCGTGACCTATCTGTACAGCGTGCTCCTGCCGTTTGGCCTGATCGACTCCATCGGTCCCATGACGCCGGTCATCGTCGCCTTCATTTCGTATACGTTCTTTGCGCTCGAAGCCGTGAGCGCGGAGATCGAGGAGCCGTTCGGGCTGGAGCCGAACGATCTGGCGCTCGACGCCATGTCCGAGACCATCGAGCAGTCACTGCGAGAAATCCTGCATCGCCAGCACACGGCCCAGGTACGCGCACGCGAGCATCACATCATCACCTGA
- the mmsB gene encoding 3-hydroxyisobutyrate dehydrogenase, whose amino-acid sequence MATEIQQGTGQETRATLRVAFIGLGNMGGPMAANLVSAGHAVRGFDLSGAAVERLVAAGGKAAQSIPDAVRDAQVVITMLPAGEHVLAAYDGPQGVLANAPQDAVLIDSSTVPPEIPRQLAKIARSGTQLLDAPVSGGTAGAAAGTLTFMVGGDAALVERMRPLLGNMGKAIHHGGPLGAGQTLKLCNNMLLGILMAGTSEALRLGIANGLDPKVLSAVMQQSSGRNWTLEVYNPCPGVMENAASSRGYTGGFATDLMAKDLRLAHGAAESSNVATPLGDLARRIFEVHRANGHGGLDFSSIFQDPVTLAQALEVK is encoded by the coding sequence ATGGCTACGGAAATTCAGCAAGGGACTGGGCAGGAGACTCGGGCGACGCTACGCGTGGCCTTCATCGGCCTGGGCAACATGGGCGGGCCGATGGCGGCCAATCTGGTGAGCGCCGGGCATGCGGTGCGCGGCTTCGATCTGTCGGGCGCAGCGGTGGAGCGACTGGTGGCCGCTGGCGGAAAAGCGGCGCAGTCGATTCCCGATGCCGTGCGCGATGCGCAGGTCGTCATCACGATGCTGCCCGCCGGTGAGCACGTGCTCGCCGCATACGACGGTCCGCAAGGCGTGCTGGCCAACGCACCGCAGGATGCCGTGCTAATCGACAGCAGTACGGTGCCGCCGGAGATCCCACGTCAGCTGGCGAAAATTGCCCGCTCGGGCACACAACTGCTAGACGCCCCGGTCTCGGGCGGCACGGCGGGGGCTGCTGCGGGCACGCTGACGTTCATGGTCGGCGGCGACGCAGCGCTCGTCGAGCGCATGCGCCCATTGCTCGGCAACATGGGCAAGGCCATTCACCACGGCGGCCCGCTCGGCGCCGGCCAGACCCTCAAGCTGTGCAACAACATGCTGCTGGGCATTCTGATGGCGGGAACGAGCGAGGCACTGCGTCTGGGCATCGCCAACGGCCTCGACCCGAAAGTGCTCTCGGCCGTGATGCAGCAAAGCTCCGGACGCAACTGGACGCTGGAGGTCTATAACCCGTGTCCCGGTGTGATGGAGAATGCCGCGTCGTCACGTGGTTATACAGGCGGTTTCGCGACCGATCTGATGGCGAAGGATTTGCGTCTCGCGCATGGCGCTGCGGAGTCCAGCAACGTGGCGACGCCATTGGGCGATCTGGCCCGGCGCATCTTCGAAGTCCATCGCGCGAACGGCCATGGGGGACTCGACTTCTCGAGCATCTTCCAGGACCCGGTGACGCTCGCCCAGGCGCTGGAGGTGAAGTAA
- a CDS encoding CoA-acylating methylmalonate-semialdehyde dehydrogenase — translation MSLPTIPLLIDGKRVESKTSQWRDVVNPATQEVVARVPFATPEELDAAVASAKAAYKGWRNTSQANRMRVMLRFQQLLRDHTSELAELITREHGKTLPDAEGEVGRGLEVVEHACSIASLQLGEYAQNAAGGVDVYTLIEPLGVCAGITAFNFPVMLPCFMFPLAVATGNTFVLKPSEQDPSASLRLAELALEAGLPPGVLNVVHGGPDIANAICDHPDIKAVSFIGSTHVGTHIYRRASEAGKRCQAMMGAKNHCVILPDADREQAINHLLGAAFGAAGQRCMATSVAVLVGEAREWVPELVERARALKVGPGTDRKADVGPLVSKQARARVEKLIGAGVEEGAKLLLDGRGHAVGEAPQGNFVGPTIFDGVTADMSIYREEIFGPVLCMTGVDTLDEAIAFVNANPNGNGVALFTQDGGAARQFQNEIDVGQVGINLPIPVPVAWFSFTGSRASKLGDLGPNGKQAILFWTQTKTVTARWQARGTGPAGVNTTITLK, via the coding sequence ATGTCCCTACCCACCATTCCGCTGCTCATCGATGGCAAGCGTGTTGAATCGAAGACGTCGCAATGGCGTGACGTCGTGAACCCGGCGACGCAGGAAGTCGTCGCGCGCGTGCCGTTTGCGACCCCCGAAGAACTCGACGCGGCAGTGGCCTCCGCCAAGGCAGCTTACAAGGGCTGGCGCAATACGTCGCAGGCCAATCGCATGCGTGTCATGTTGCGCTTTCAGCAACTGCTGCGCGATCACACGAGCGAGCTGGCCGAACTGATCACGCGCGAGCACGGCAAGACGCTGCCCGACGCGGAAGGTGAAGTGGGGCGTGGACTCGAAGTCGTGGAGCACGCGTGCTCGATTGCCTCCCTGCAACTGGGCGAGTATGCGCAGAATGCGGCCGGTGGCGTGGACGTCTACACGCTCATCGAACCGCTCGGTGTCTGTGCCGGTATTACCGCGTTCAACTTCCCGGTGATGCTCCCTTGCTTCATGTTTCCGCTGGCCGTCGCCACCGGCAACACCTTCGTGCTCAAGCCGTCGGAACAGGATCCGAGCGCATCGCTGCGTCTCGCGGAACTCGCGCTGGAGGCCGGGTTGCCGCCGGGCGTGCTCAACGTGGTGCATGGCGGGCCGGACATTGCCAACGCCATTTGCGATCACCCGGATATCAAGGCCGTGTCGTTCATCGGCTCGACGCATGTCGGCACGCACATCTACCGTCGCGCGTCGGAGGCGGGCAAGCGTTGTCAGGCCATGATGGGCGCAAAAAATCACTGCGTGATCCTGCCGGACGCCGACCGCGAGCAGGCGATCAACCATTTGCTGGGCGCGGCATTCGGCGCCGCAGGACAGCGCTGCATGGCTACGTCCGTCGCGGTGCTCGTGGGCGAAGCGCGCGAGTGGGTGCCGGAGCTGGTCGAACGTGCGCGAGCGCTCAAGGTCGGACCGGGCACGGATCGCAAGGCGGACGTGGGGCCGCTCGTCTCGAAGCAGGCGCGTGCGCGTGTGGAGAAACTCATCGGCGCCGGGGTGGAAGAGGGCGCGAAGCTGCTGCTCGACGGACGCGGCCACGCGGTCGGCGAAGCGCCGCAGGGCAACTTCGTCGGCCCGACGATCTTCGACGGGGTGACGGCCGACATGTCGATCTATCGCGAGGAAATTTTCGGGCCGGTCCTGTGCATGACGGGCGTGGATACGCTCGATGAGGCGATCGCCTTCGTCAACGCCAACCCGAACGGCAACGGCGTGGCGCTGTTCACCCAGGACGGCGGCGCGGCGCGTCAGTTCCAGAATGAGATCGACGTCGGTCAGGTCGGCATCAACCTGCCGATTCCGGTGCCGGTCGCGTGGTTCAGCTTCACGGGGTCGCGGGCGTCGAAGCTGGGCGATCTGGGGCCGAACGGCAAGCAGGCGATCCTGTTCTGGACGCAGACGAAGACCGTCACGGCGCGCTGGCAAGCGCGCGGCACCGGCCCGGCGGGCGTCAACACCACGATTACGCTGAAGTAA
- a CDS encoding ABC transporter substrate-binding protein: MKIKPWLLALGLGAGLGLSCVGSFAQLPDRPVKVGVLTDMSGTYSAMGGAGSVVAAQMAIDDCLAAECKGMKVELVSADNQNKADVAANKAREWFDRDNVDAIADLTNSAAALAVQKLAMDKQRVVLFSGPATTRLTNEDCSPTGFHWMFDTYSQSAATARAVVGDGGKSWYFITVDYAFGHSLEKDAADIVKTLGGTVVGQSRHPLNASDYASFLLQAQSSKAQVVALANGGQDTVNVLKQAREFGIVQRGQKLAALLVFLSDVHALGLNTAQGLLFTDGFYWDFDDASRKWSDRFQKKYKNLKPTMVQAGVYSSVLHYLRSVAAAKSVDAKVVAQKMRELPIRDPIMHNASIRPDGRVIHDMYLFKVKSPGESKGPWDYYTKVATVPATEAFQPLSKSTCSLVKTSTAAK; this comes from the coding sequence ATGAAGATCAAGCCGTGGCTGCTCGCGCTGGGACTCGGTGCGGGTTTGGGATTGTCGTGCGTCGGTTCGTTTGCGCAGTTGCCGGATCGTCCCGTGAAAGTTGGGGTGCTGACCGATATGTCGGGCACGTATTCCGCGATGGGCGGCGCCGGGTCGGTCGTGGCGGCGCAAATGGCCATCGACGACTGTCTGGCCGCCGAATGCAAAGGCATGAAGGTCGAACTGGTCTCGGCCGATAACCAGAACAAGGCGGACGTGGCCGCCAACAAGGCGCGGGAATGGTTCGACCGGGACAACGTCGATGCGATTGCCGATCTGACCAACTCCGCTGCCGCGCTCGCCGTGCAAAAGCTGGCGATGGACAAGCAGCGCGTCGTCCTGTTCTCCGGCCCGGCGACCACGCGTCTGACGAACGAAGACTGCTCGCCCACGGGCTTTCACTGGATGTTCGACACCTATTCGCAGTCGGCTGCCACCGCGCGCGCCGTGGTGGGTGACGGCGGCAAGTCCTGGTACTTCATCACCGTCGATTACGCCTTCGGGCATTCGCTGGAGAAAGACGCCGCCGATATCGTGAAGACGCTCGGCGGCACGGTCGTCGGTCAGTCACGTCATCCGCTCAATGCGTCCGACTACGCGTCGTTCCTGTTGCAGGCGCAAAGCTCGAAGGCGCAGGTCGTGGCGTTGGCGAATGGCGGTCAGGACACCGTCAACGTGCTCAAGCAAGCGCGCGAATTCGGCATCGTGCAGCGCGGGCAGAAGCTCGCGGCGCTGTTGGTGTTCCTGTCGGACGTTCACGCTTTGGGACTCAACACCGCACAGGGCCTGTTGTTTACCGACGGGTTCTACTGGGATTTCGACGACGCCTCGCGCAAGTGGTCCGACCGTTTCCAGAAAAAGTACAAGAACCTGAAGCCGACGATGGTGCAGGCCGGTGTGTATTCGAGCGTGCTGCACTACCTGCGCTCGGTGGCGGCTGCCAAGAGCGTTGACGCGAAGGTCGTTGCGCAGAAAATGCGTGAATTGCCGATTCGCGATCCAATCATGCACAACGCGTCGATTCGTCCCGACGGTCGCGTGATTCACGACATGTACCTGTTCAAGGTGAAGTCTCCCGGCGAGTCCAAAGGACCGTGGGATTACTACACTAAAGTGGCCACCGTCCCGGCGACGGAAGCCTTCCAGCCGCTGTCGAAATCGACTTGCTCGCTCGTGAAGACAAGCACGGCAGCGAAGTAA
- a CDS encoding LysR family transcriptional regulator, with amino-acid sequence MRSTGLSGPFGAPGAEPRPDWDDLRYFLEVARTQRVSAAALRLGVDHTTVSRRVRALEQALGTLLFDKSRNAGFALTPEGQQLLVYAEQMETALQSACEQVAGLGQTLSGHVRIGSTEAFGTYFVTPVLSRFQREYPAIDFDVLPVPRFVSLSKREADLAITIERPQRGPYVCSKLCDYRLQLYATPGYLARYGDVKTFADLVGRRFISYVNELTFSNELRYLEDIVPGGNVVLRSTSVIAQYQAALQGEALAILPCFMAAQDPRLVPLLVEDVVVTRSFWIYCHEELRTLKRITVLWDYLRDAAQRNDALLQGTAGQLQLV; translated from the coding sequence ATGCGATCGACCGGCCTCTCCGGCCCCTTCGGCGCCCCGGGTGCCGAGCCGCGCCCGGACTGGGACGACCTTCGGTACTTTCTGGAAGTTGCGCGAACCCAGCGGGTCAGCGCTGCGGCGCTGCGCCTGGGCGTGGATCACACGACCGTCTCGCGACGCGTGCGCGCGCTGGAGCAGGCGCTGGGCACGCTGCTGTTCGACAAGTCGCGCAATGCGGGCTTTGCCCTGACGCCCGAAGGGCAGCAATTGCTCGTGTACGCCGAACAGATGGAGACGGCGCTGCAATCGGCGTGCGAACAGGTAGCCGGTCTGGGACAGACGCTCTCGGGCCACGTGCGCATCGGCTCGACCGAAGCTTTCGGCACCTATTTCGTGACACCGGTGCTCTCGCGATTTCAGCGCGAATATCCCGCGATCGATTTCGACGTGCTGCCCGTGCCGCGCTTCGTGAGTCTGTCCAAACGCGAGGCCGATCTGGCCATCACCATCGAGCGGCCGCAGCGCGGGCCGTATGTGTGCAGCAAGCTATGCGATTACCGCTTGCAGTTGTACGCCACCCCCGGGTACCTCGCGCGATACGGCGACGTAAAGACGTTCGCCGACCTCGTGGGTCGCCGCTTTATCAGCTATGTCAATGAACTGACGTTCAGCAACGAGTTGCGCTATCTGGAGGACATCGTGCCCGGGGGCAACGTGGTGCTGCGCAGCACCAGCGTCATTGCGCAATATCAGGCGGCACTGCAAGGTGAGGCGCTGGCGATCCTGCCGTGCTTCATGGCGGCACAGGACCCGCGCCTCGTGCCGCTGCTCGTCGAGGACGTGGTCGTCACGCGCAGCTTCTGGATTTACTGCCACGAAGAGTTGCGCACGCTCAAGCGCATTACGGTGCTGTGGGACTATCTGCGCGACGCCGCCCAACGCAACGACGCGCTGCTGCAAGGCACGGCGGGGCAGTTGCAGCTCGTTTGA